One segment of Osmerus mordax isolate fOsmMor3 chromosome 28, fOsmMor3.pri, whole genome shotgun sequence DNA contains the following:
- the LOC136937882 gene encoding arrestin domain-containing protein 3-like isoform X1 produces MPSVKNLLLSYDAINEQRTFSEGDCITGRVTLQLEKETKIQSLCIKAKCDANVRWTEKRNDQNHSYTWHERFYKLKDFMIQETSNENVIPRGTHVFPFSLRIPMGSIPSSFRGRHGKVVHMLETVLSRSWKMDCTETQELNFVSKSNMNYTGPLMSPQVLAIEKDFTFSSGKINMDVHVEKMGFTLGEVVHVRANIDNSSSKELTPKFSLTQTVVFKAQGSRNVNKNTIFKAVGDFISGKTQQTVNVALKIPDDQPPTILNCSNITVEYKLKVHLDISFHRDPEVKFPMVLIPVDYQANMGGAMGLNPSGVPIYSDFSTLALFGPHTQPQQSPYPLAPTSHSPRKVIHPPPAPMYNPTPYAPVYNPTPTAPMFNPTPTGPMFNPTPTGPMFNPTPTAPMFNPTPTAPMFNPTPTAPMFNPTPTAPMFNPTPTAPMFNPTPTAPMFNPTPTGPMYSSPYEASNLELPPSYSSLFTPSTPQSDPPSYSDAK; encoded by the exons ATGCCGTCCGTAAAGAATCTACTATTGAGTTACGATGCCATTAATGAACAGAGGACGTTCTCGGAGGGAGATTGTATAACAGGGAGAGTCACTTTACAATTAGAAAAAGAGACCAAGATTCAAAGCCTTTGTATTAAAGCTAAATGCGATGCAAATGTACGTTGGACAGAAAAACGTAATGACCAAAACCACAGCTATACTTGGCACGAAAGATTTTATAAGCTTAAAGATTTCATGATTCAAGAAACTTCGAATG AGAATGTGATTCCCCGTGGAACTCATGTCTTTCCGTTTAGCCTCCGAATACCCATGGG AAGCATACCATCATCATTCAGAGGTCGCCATGGGAAAGTAGTACACATGCTAGAAACTGTACTGAGCAGAAGTTGGAAGATGGACTGCACAGAAACTCAGGAATTAAACTTTGTCTCTAAGTCTAACATGAATTATACTGGCCCACTCATG TCTCCTCAGGTTCTTGCAATAGAAAAGGACTTCACCTTCTCCTCAGGAAAAATCAACATGGACGTCCACGTCGAAAAGATGGGTTTTACACTAG GTGAAGTGGTACATGTCCGTGCCAACATCGACAATTCTTCTTCCAAAGAACTTACACCCAAATTCAGCCTGACTCAGACAGTGGTGTTCAAGGCTCAAGGCTCCAGGAATGTTAATAAGAATACAATCTTTAAAGCTGTTGGGGACTTTATCTCCGGAAAAACCCAACAGACTGTTAATGTGGCTTTGAAGATTCCTGATGACCAACCTCCGACCATTCTAAATTGTAGCAACATCACAGTAGAGTACAAGCTAAAG GTGCATTTGGATATCAGTTTTCACCGAGATCCAGAGGTGAAGTTTCCCATGGTTCTCATACCTGTTGACTACCAAGCTAACATGGGTGGAGCAATGGGGCTCAACCCATCTGGGGTCCCAATCTACAGTGACTTCTCCACCCTTGCTCTATTTGGACCACACACTCAACCACAACAATCCCCTTACCCATTGGCCCCCACATCTCATTCACCACGTAAAGTCATTcatccaccccctgcccccatgTATAACCCTACCCCGTATGCTCCAGTGTACAACCCCACCCCAACTGCCCCCATGTTCAACCCTACCCCAACTGGCCCCATGTTCAACCCTACCCCAACTGGCCCCATGTTCAACCCTACCCCAACTGCCCCCATGTTCAACCCTACCCCAACTGCCCCCATGTTCAACCCTACCCCAACTGCCCCCATGTTCAACCCTACCCCAACTGCCCCCATGTTCAACCCCACCCCAACTGCCCCCATGTTCAACCCTACCCCAACTGCCCCCATGTTCAACCCTACCCCAACTGGCCCCATGTACTCTTCCCCATATGAGGCTTCAAATCTGGAGCTACCCCCTTCTTATTCCTCCCTTTTCACTCCGTCTACACCTCAGTCAGATCCCCCGAGCTACAGTGACGCCAAATAG
- the LOC136937882 gene encoding arrestin domain-containing protein 4-like isoform X2 gives MGSIPSSFRGRHGKVVHMLETVLSRSWKMDCTETQELNFVSKSNMNYTGPLMSPQVLAIEKDFTFSSGKINMDVHVEKMGFTLGEVVHVRANIDNSSSKELTPKFSLTQTVVFKAQGSRNVNKNTIFKAVGDFISGKTQQTVNVALKIPDDQPPTILNCSNITVEYKLKVHLDISFHRDPEVKFPMVLIPVDYQANMGGAMGLNPSGVPIYSDFSTLALFGPHTQPQQSPYPLAPTSHSPRKVIHPPPAPMYNPTPYAPVYNPTPTAPMFNPTPTGPMFNPTPTGPMFNPTPTAPMFNPTPTAPMFNPTPTAPMFNPTPTAPMFNPTPTAPMFNPTPTAPMFNPTPTGPMYSSPYEASNLELPPSYSSLFTPSTPQSDPPSYSDAK, from the exons ATGGG AAGCATACCATCATCATTCAGAGGTCGCCATGGGAAAGTAGTACACATGCTAGAAACTGTACTGAGCAGAAGTTGGAAGATGGACTGCACAGAAACTCAGGAATTAAACTTTGTCTCTAAGTCTAACATGAATTATACTGGCCCACTCATG TCTCCTCAGGTTCTTGCAATAGAAAAGGACTTCACCTTCTCCTCAGGAAAAATCAACATGGACGTCCACGTCGAAAAGATGGGTTTTACACTAG GTGAAGTGGTACATGTCCGTGCCAACATCGACAATTCTTCTTCCAAAGAACTTACACCCAAATTCAGCCTGACTCAGACAGTGGTGTTCAAGGCTCAAGGCTCCAGGAATGTTAATAAGAATACAATCTTTAAAGCTGTTGGGGACTTTATCTCCGGAAAAACCCAACAGACTGTTAATGTGGCTTTGAAGATTCCTGATGACCAACCTCCGACCATTCTAAATTGTAGCAACATCACAGTAGAGTACAAGCTAAAG GTGCATTTGGATATCAGTTTTCACCGAGATCCAGAGGTGAAGTTTCCCATGGTTCTCATACCTGTTGACTACCAAGCTAACATGGGTGGAGCAATGGGGCTCAACCCATCTGGGGTCCCAATCTACAGTGACTTCTCCACCCTTGCTCTATTTGGACCACACACTCAACCACAACAATCCCCTTACCCATTGGCCCCCACATCTCATTCACCACGTAAAGTCATTcatccaccccctgcccccatgTATAACCCTACCCCGTATGCTCCAGTGTACAACCCCACCCCAACTGCCCCCATGTTCAACCCTACCCCAACTGGCCCCATGTTCAACCCTACCCCAACTGGCCCCATGTTCAACCCTACCCCAACTGCCCCCATGTTCAACCCTACCCCAACTGCCCCCATGTTCAACCCTACCCCAACTGCCCCCATGTTCAACCCTACCCCAACTGCCCCCATGTTCAACCCCACCCCAACTGCCCCCATGTTCAACCCTACCCCAACTGCCCCCATGTTCAACCCTACCCCAACTGGCCCCATGTACTCTTCCCCATATGAGGCTTCAAATCTGGAGCTACCCCCTTCTTATTCCTCCCTTTTCACTCCGTCTACACCTCAGTCAGATCCCCCGAGCTACAGTGACGCCAAATAG